One Desulfovibrio sp. genomic window carries:
- a CDS encoding transposase, with the protein MKAWAGALRKGSAHTADTWNHNEVMVLGERHSLTAGPIRFSIGQGYRRAEHDYRPIQAFTSYSNPKGNADTERLMRTLKAELVWINEFTSPSIFLEALDTWPDAYNANYLHSSLGYRSPEVFEAEYLSRETLLADAC; encoded by the coding sequence ATGAAAGCCTGGGCGGGCGCCTTGCGCAAGGGGTCCGCCCATACGGCTGACACATGGAACCACAATGAAGTCATGGTGCTGGGCGAGCGCCATTCACTCACCGCCGGACCGATTCGGTTCAGCATTGGCCAGGGATACAGGCGGGCGGAGCACGATTATAGACCGATACAGGCCTTCACCAGCTACTCTAATCCCAAAGGCAACGCTGACACAGAACGGTTGATGCGCACGCTCAAGGCAGAGCTGGTCTGGATCAACGAGTTTACGAGCCCTAGCATCTTCCTGGAAGCCTTGGACACCTGGCCCGACGCTTACAACGCAAACTACCTGCACTCGTCTCTCGGCTACAGGTCGCCGGAGGTTTTCGAGGCAGAATACCTTAGCCGCGAGACTCTCTTAGCGGATGCTTGCTAA
- a CDS encoding ATP-binding protein, protein MQIRDDKFYPPQVDTPQFLFRERIVDELLRRSGSSTPTLILEAQAGQGKTTLIKQFLNHSGMKSVWYQVGPEDADQAFFLLAIPTCISKMMTDCPSAATMKSLTGGDIALFDLPKRLDLLLGDLQSCLKNDLYVVFDDLHNLIAHESSLFILNYLVENAPPRLHFILSSREPLPLDLWQSPPGSHNLIRVGNRELALNENEITDFFHRIFNLSVPHDSILEISTSTDGWVMGVVLLGLQMMQQRGMPLPVMRGVERPDMIEFFRRTVFTPLEPRLHRPLLMLSFLEEIPVVLAEMLTGEPGIRADLGTLAGRNIFIRPLDPDSSVFGLHHLYRQFLREKAQEELSPDTILLIYRQAGHFFAEHGNPSQALRYLLQAKDYGGMEAVLQKSGAAMLAANQSATLTAVLGQVSEPDLTRLGWVAFYLALAHLDFAPARALPLLSKALEVFTARQDEHGELLCLAHIISIHITTTGHYREGEALLARAEELFSQRADTLDTYTTILLARSLAMGRCIFLADIDTATRYASLALTLARNEQLVNFESGLLMVMGYIRIFAGHMSLALIWLEQAAAVIRRPEVGSFNVLATRMMLFNYLFHDGDFANYFDQKKQLISAIGNELVSQSIAGPFCYVWEMDIAINQGRFEDALDLAGMALTLHPPLSPHLHSQVVQLKAVVLAHLQQPGLAMAAAAESTVLREQSGGFYFVTLNKLLVGLAHGLCGSYEQALELLSDGIDSARRMPTSYLEACGLMHRGAIHLVRGDPRAARKDIESGLSLMRRNAYRHFWAWTPQAIQTALGFAVSQRIEIDYARSLAAERIDVALLDDGTAIPLIEFRTLGGCTILYRGSPLLNAEALTPTQRELLCLLLASPGQKMPQETAQLHFWPDSSSAAAKAKFDTMMSRLRKTFAEVLPENTAHHYLGRDKGIIRLAHCRVDALEFLSAVNRGLEHSRLQEFWQAGKSFIRAEALWQGEFAPGITGEDQIRSFRDSLAKALTQMALSWCGQLAGENRLQPAMDFAEKALRADPLNDSLWALLYRLNGKRSAIQARQVLNRFAKLLRDEDYPENEVAELIAGISSA, encoded by the coding sequence TTGCAAATCAGGGACGATAAATTCTACCCGCCCCAGGTAGACACGCCTCAGTTTCTCTTTCGGGAGAGGATTGTCGACGAACTCCTGCGTCGAAGCGGTTCAAGTACGCCAACTCTCATACTGGAAGCTCAGGCCGGGCAGGGCAAGACCACCCTCATCAAGCAATTCCTCAATCATTCCGGGATGAAGTCGGTCTGGTATCAGGTCGGTCCCGAAGACGCGGACCAGGCTTTTTTCCTCCTCGCAATCCCGACCTGCATATCCAAAATGATGACGGATTGCCCTTCCGCGGCCACGATGAAGAGTCTGACAGGTGGAGATATTGCACTTTTCGACTTGCCCAAACGGCTCGATCTTTTGCTGGGCGATCTTCAATCCTGTTTGAAGAACGACCTGTATGTGGTCTTTGATGACTTGCACAATCTGATTGCGCACGAGTCAAGTCTGTTCATACTCAACTATCTGGTTGAAAACGCTCCGCCAAGGCTCCACTTCATATTGTCCTCGCGTGAACCGTTGCCTCTTGACCTGTGGCAATCTCCCCCGGGCAGCCACAATCTGATAAGAGTCGGCAACCGGGAACTGGCGCTGAACGAAAACGAAATAACCGATTTTTTCCATCGGATTTTTAACTTGTCCGTACCTCATGACTCTATTTTGGAGATTTCCACCAGCACGGACGGCTGGGTCATGGGGGTTGTGCTGCTGGGTCTTCAGATGATGCAACAGCGCGGCATGCCGCTTCCGGTCATGCGTGGAGTAGAACGCCCTGACATGATTGAGTTTTTTCGGAGAACAGTGTTCACTCCCCTGGAACCGAGACTGCACCGGCCATTGCTTATGCTGTCATTTCTGGAGGAGATTCCTGTGGTGCTGGCTGAGATGCTGACGGGTGAGCCCGGAATACGGGCTGATCTGGGCACGCTCGCTGGGCGCAACATCTTTATCCGTCCTCTCGATCCGGACTCCTCGGTGTTTGGTTTGCATCACCTCTATCGGCAGTTTCTCCGGGAAAAGGCTCAGGAGGAGCTTAGTCCCGACACCATCCTCCTGATATACCGCCAGGCCGGGCATTTTTTCGCCGAGCATGGCAATCCGTCGCAAGCGTTACGCTATCTTCTGCAGGCAAAGGACTACGGAGGCATGGAGGCGGTGCTCCAAAAAAGCGGAGCCGCCATGTTGGCAGCCAACCAGTCAGCCACCCTCACAGCTGTCCTTGGACAAGTGTCTGAACCGGACCTTACCCGCCTGGGCTGGGTCGCCTTCTATCTGGCCCTAGCCCATCTGGACTTCGCACCCGCACGGGCTCTTCCCCTGCTCTCCAAAGCCTTGGAGGTCTTTACCGCCCGGCAGGACGAACACGGCGAACTGCTCTGTTTGGCCCACATCATTTCCATTCACATCACGACCACCGGACATTACCGGGAAGGTGAGGCTCTGCTGGCACGAGCGGAAGAGCTCTTCTCTCAGAGAGCGGACACTCTCGACACATATACCACGATTCTGCTTGCCCGCAGTCTGGCTATGGGGCGTTGCATCTTTCTTGCGGACATCGATACGGCCACCCGGTACGCAAGCCTGGCCCTGACTCTTGCCAGGAATGAACAGCTGGTCAATTTCGAGTCGGGCTTGCTCATGGTCATGGGGTACATCCGGATTTTCGCCGGACACATGTCGTTGGCGCTTATCTGGCTGGAGCAGGCCGCCGCAGTCATCCGCCGTCCTGAAGTAGGCTCCTTTAACGTCCTCGCCACCAGGATGATGCTGTTCAATTACCTCTTTCATGACGGAGATTTCGCGAACTACTTCGACCAGAAAAAACAGCTCATCTCCGCCATTGGCAATGAGCTGGTTTCTCAGTCCATCGCTGGTCCCTTCTGTTATGTTTGGGAAATGGACATCGCCATCAACCAGGGCCGGTTCGAGGATGCTCTCGATCTCGCGGGCATGGCCCTGACTCTGCACCCCCCGCTCAGTCCCCATTTGCACAGTCAAGTTGTGCAGCTTAAGGCTGTTGTTTTGGCTCACCTGCAACAGCCTGGCCTGGCAATGGCCGCTGCTGCGGAATCGACAGTATTACGCGAACAGTCAGGCGGGTTTTACTTCGTAACGCTCAATAAACTGCTGGTCGGCCTGGCTCATGGTCTTTGCGGGAGTTACGAACAAGCCTTGGAGTTGCTGTCGGACGGGATCGACAGTGCCCGGCGGATGCCCACCTCCTATCTCGAAGCCTGCGGGCTTATGCACCGGGGCGCCATCCATCTGGTTCGCGGGGACCCGAGAGCAGCCCGCAAGGACATTGAATCCGGGCTAAGCCTGATGCGGCGCAATGCCTATCGGCATTTTTGGGCCTGGACTCCCCAGGCAATACAGACGGCCCTTGGATTCGCTGTGTCCCAGCGGATTGAAATTGACTACGCCCGAAGCTTGGCCGCTGAACGGATCGATGTCGCCCTGCTGGACGATGGAACAGCCATTCCCCTCATTGAATTTCGAACCTTGGGTGGTTGCACGATTTTATATCGTGGATCGCCCTTGCTTAACGCCGAAGCCTTGACCCCGACGCAGCGCGAGTTGCTGTGCCTGCTTCTGGCCTCTCCAGGCCAGAAAATGCCTCAGGAGACCGCACAACTCCACTTCTGGCCGGACAGTTCGTCAGCCGCGGCAAAGGCCAAGTTCGACACCATGATGTCGCGGTTGCGCAAGACATTTGCTGAAGTATTGCCGGAGAATACGGCCCACCACTATCTTGGAAGGGACAAGGGAATAATCCGGCTGGCCCATTGCCGTGTCGATGCCCTGGAGTTCTTAAGCGCGGTCAACCGAGGCCTGGAGCACTCACGCTTGCAGGAGTTCTGGCAGGCCGGAAAATCGTTCATAAGAGCGGAGGCGCTGTGGCAAGGGGAATTCGCACCAGGAATTACCGGTGAAGACCAGATCCGTTCCTTCCGGGACAGTCTTGCCAAGGCGCTGACTCAAATGGCCTTGAGTTGGTGCGGGCAGTTGGCCGGAGAAAACCGGCTTCAGCCGGCAATGGATTTTGCCGAAAAAGCGTTGCGTGCAGACCCCCTCAACGACTCCCTGTGGGCGCTCCTTTACCGTTTGAACGGCAAGCGTTCCGCCATCCAGGCCCGCCAGGTGCTGAACCGTTTTGCGAAACTGCTCAGGGACGAGGACTACCCAGAAAATGAAGTCGCCGAACTGATAGCAGGCATATCGTCCGCGTAG
- a CDS encoding sigma-70 family RNA polymerase sigma factor: MLSYVDGDMEAFKALYQRHKGRVFGFLMNKLKDRSDAEDIFQTVFSKLHRNRHQYRREVPFLPWLFTLVRHTMIDSLRKKTVYENYVTISEEAVETYSAPVSDASSAQALIAELTRLTESQRQALKLRFNQGLSFAEIAQEMRTSEDNSRQIISRAIRRLRSLLGRKESRDE, from the coding sequence ATGCTGTCCTATGTGGATGGCGATATGGAGGCTTTCAAGGCCTTGTACCAGCGGCATAAAGGCCGGGTGTTCGGCTTTCTGATGAACAAGCTCAAGGACCGCAGCGATGCGGAAGACATATTCCAGACGGTGTTTTCCAAGCTACATCGCAACCGGCATCAGTACCGCCGGGAAGTTCCATTTTTGCCATGGCTGTTCACCCTGGTGAGACACACGATGATCGACTCGCTGCGAAAAAAAACCGTCTATGAAAACTACGTAACCATTTCCGAGGAAGCAGTGGAAACATACAGCGCCCCGGTGTCCGACGCGTCTTCGGCCCAGGCACTAATCGCGGAGCTCACCAGGCTAACGGAAAGCCAGCGCCAGGCCCTGAAACTGCGCTTCAACCAGGGGCTGAGCTTCGCCGAGATCGCTCAAGAGATGCGTACCTCGGAGGACAATTCACGCCAGATAATAAGCCGTGCCATCCGCAGATTGCGCAGCCTTTTGGGGCGCAAGGAGAGCCGTGATGAATAG